TTTTGTTTCTTTAAAATGGAAGTATCATTGAAAAGAATGGAGGCTCACTTTTGCGACGTGTAAAACTCGTTCAATTAAGGGGAAATGAAAGTCAGCGAAAGATTTCTAGTAAATTAGGGATTACACCACAAATGTTAGGTGCGATTGAGCGCGGAGAGCGAACACCATCTTTAGGAT
The genomic region above belongs to Massilibacterium senegalense and contains:
- a CDS encoding helix-turn-helix transcriptional regulator translates to MRRVKLVQLRGNESQRKISSKLGITPQMLGAIERGERTPSLGLAKKIADYYDSSIEELFFDENETNCV